Proteins encoded in a region of the Marinicella rhabdoformis genome:
- a CDS encoding DNA topoisomerase I: protein MAENLLIVESPAKAKTIEKYLGKGFKVLASYGHVRDLLAKTGAVDPDNDFDLKYVDVERNKKHIDAIVKEAKKAHTIYLATDLDREGEAISWHVVEILKNRKLLKDKQVLRVVFSEITPSAIKDAVANPREISTEMVDAQQARRALDYLVGFNLSPLLWKKVRRGLSAGRVQSPALRLICEREDEINAFIKEEYWTIHGKLSKGNEGFDSTLNILEGKKLKKFDINNGPQAEDILASLRQQAGQQLTVTELTQKQRKRRPAPPFITSTLQQEAARKLGYSARKTMQVAQQLYEGITVNGQSQGLITYMRTDSLNLANDAIAELRSVISKKYGADQVPAEPNFYKSKSKNAQEAHEAIRAVSSALIPSQIKSSMNNDQYRLYDLIWKRTMASQMINATIGTVSADFTFGGDHNLRASGSTILEKGFLAVYEEGIDDAKVDSNKEKHLPNLKKGDVVDVKEILGTQHFTEPPPRYSEASLVKALEEFGIGRPSTYASIISTLLNRDYVELDKKRFIPTDVGRVVARFLSKHFTQYVDYEFTARLEDDLDAVSRGEKQWKPLMEDFWRPFIALIEDKEESVSREEAQDKRELGTDPKSGKPLSVRIGKYGTFAQIGTREDEDKPRFAGLLPGQKLETITFDEAMALFDLPRHLGETPEGEKVSANIGRFGPYVRYDNKFVSIKDGDPYSITLEEALVIVQEKKIADANKIIQTFDDGIQVLNGRWGPYVTDGNKNGKIAKDQDPKALTHEECIEILAAAPEKKKRTKKKAKKKVAKKTTKKKVTKKKTTKKKTTKKKASKKKASKKTTKK from the coding sequence ATGGCTGAAAACTTACTCATTGTAGAATCACCTGCGAAAGCAAAAACCATTGAAAAATACCTGGGCAAAGGCTTTAAGGTCTTGGCTTCTTATGGTCACGTCCGTGACTTATTAGCCAAAACAGGTGCAGTCGATCCTGACAATGACTTTGATTTGAAATATGTTGACGTCGAAAGAAATAAAAAACACATAGACGCGATTGTCAAAGAGGCCAAAAAAGCACACACCATCTACCTCGCAACCGATTTGGACAGAGAGGGAGAAGCCATTTCATGGCATGTGGTAGAAATACTCAAGAATAGAAAGTTACTCAAAGACAAACAAGTTCTGCGGGTTGTTTTCAGTGAAATCACCCCATCAGCCATCAAAGATGCCGTTGCCAATCCACGAGAAATCTCTACAGAAATGGTTGATGCACAACAAGCACGACGTGCGTTAGACTATTTGGTTGGTTTTAACTTGTCTCCCTTATTGTGGAAAAAGGTCAGACGTGGGCTGTCAGCCGGTAGGGTACAATCACCTGCATTGCGTTTGATTTGTGAACGTGAAGATGAAATCAATGCCTTTATTAAAGAAGAATACTGGACCATTCATGGCAAACTGTCTAAAGGCAACGAGGGTTTTGATTCAACGCTGAATATTTTAGAAGGCAAAAAACTCAAAAAATTTGACATCAATAATGGTCCTCAAGCAGAAGACATTTTGGCATCATTGCGTCAGCAAGCAGGCCAACAACTAACGGTCACAGAATTAACACAAAAACAAAGAAAACGTCGCCCAGCTCCGCCTTTCATTACATCCACATTACAACAAGAGGCCGCCCGAAAATTAGGTTATTCCGCCAGAAAAACCATGCAAGTAGCACAGCAGTTGTATGAAGGCATCACAGTTAATGGTCAAAGCCAAGGTCTGATCACCTACATGCGTACGGACTCCTTGAATTTGGCCAATGATGCGATTGCAGAATTGCGCAGTGTCATCAGCAAAAAATATGGTGCAGATCAAGTACCTGCTGAACCCAATTTTTATAAAAGCAAATCTAAAAATGCCCAGGAGGCACATGAAGCGATTCGTGCTGTATCCAGTGCATTGATTCCTTCTCAGATTAAGTCATCAATGAACAACGACCAATACCGCTTGTATGATTTAATTTGGAAGCGCACCATGGCCAGCCAAATGATCAATGCCACCATCGGCACGGTTTCGGCTGACTTTACTTTTGGTGGTGATCACAATTTACGTGCCTCAGGTTCAACCATTCTAGAAAAAGGCTTTCTGGCGGTTTATGAAGAAGGCATTGATGATGCAAAAGTCGACAGCAACAAAGAAAAACACCTACCGAATTTAAAGAAAGGTGATGTGGTAGATGTCAAAGAAATACTCGGCACCCAACACTTTACTGAGCCTCCACCGCGATACTCTGAAGCCTCATTGGTTAAAGCGCTGGAAGAATTCGGCATTGGCAGGCCATCTACCTATGCCAGCATCATCTCTACATTATTGAACCGAGATTATGTGGAGCTGGATAAAAAACGATTCATTCCAACAGATGTGGGTCGCGTAGTGGCACGCTTTTTAAGCAAACATTTCACCCAATATGTGGACTACGAGTTTACAGCACGGTTAGAAGATGATTTAGACGCCGTATCTCGTGGAGAGAAACAGTGGAAACCTTTGATGGAGGATTTCTGGCGACCTTTTATCGCTTTGATTGAAGACAAAGAAGAGTCAGTTTCACGTGAAGAGGCACAAGACAAACGTGAATTAGGCACCGATCCTAAATCAGGTAAACCACTGTCTGTTCGCATTGGAAAGTACGGTACGTTCGCACAAATCGGCACCCGAGAAGACGAAGACAAACCTCGCTTTGCAGGCTTATTACCAGGTCAAAAACTAGAAACCATTACTTTTGATGAAGCGATGGCCTTGTTTGACTTGCCGCGCCATTTAGGTGAAACACCTGAAGGCGAAAAAGTTTCTGCCAACATTGGTCGTTTTGGACCTTATGTACGCTATGACAATAAATTTGTCAGCATAAAAGACGGTGACCCATACAGCATCACTTTGGAAGAAGCTTTGGTTATTGTGCAAGAAAAGAAAATTGCAGACGCCAATAAGATCATCCAAACCTTTGATGATGGTATTCAAGTTTTGAATGGACGCTGGGGACCCTATGTCACAGATGGCAATAAAAACGGCAAAATCGCCAAAGACCAAGACCCAAAAGCCTTAACCCATGAAGAATGCATTGAAATCTTAGCAGCAGCACCAGAAAAGAAAAAACGCACAAAGAAAAAAGCCAAAAAGAAAGTGGCTAAAAAAACCACCAAGAAAAAGGTGACTAAGAAAAAGACCACTAAAAAGAAAACAACGAAGAAAAAGGCCAGTAAGAAAAAAGCGTCAAAAAAAACAACTAAAAAATAA
- a CDS encoding L-threonylcarbamoyladenylate synthase, producing MMPTEKEMKHAIQTIQTGGLLVYPTEAVFGLGCDYRNQAAVSRLLTLKQRDVSKGLILIASHVQQILPLIQLKDQNHLARAIKTWPGHNTWVFQASQSVPDWISGQHDSVAVRVSTHPTIKYLCDALGHAIVSTSANISGHPTATNIEQAQSQFGDSIDCFLDAPLGQASQPSTIRKADTGEVLR from the coding sequence ATGATGCCCACCGAAAAAGAAATGAAACATGCCATTCAAACCATCCAAACGGGTGGTTTGTTGGTTTACCCTACAGAGGCCGTTTTTGGTCTGGGTTGCGACTACAGAAACCAAGCAGCAGTTAGCCGGCTGTTAACACTGAAACAACGCGATGTCAGTAAAGGCTTGATCTTAATTGCATCACATGTTCAGCAAATATTGCCATTGATACAGCTCAAAGATCAGAATCATTTGGCACGAGCCATCAAAACTTGGCCTGGCCACAACACGTGGGTTTTTCAAGCTTCACAATCTGTGCCTGATTGGATTTCAGGTCAACATGACAGCGTCGCAGTTCGTGTTTCTACTCACCCCACAATAAAATACTTATGCGATGCCTTAGGCCATGCAATTGTATCAACCAGTGCCAACATCAGTGGACATCCTACAGCCACCAACATTGAACAAGCACAATCGCAATTCGGTGATTCAATTGACTGTTTTTTAGACGCACCTTTGGGACAAGCCAGTCAACCCAGTACGATCAGAAAAGCCGATACTGGTGAGGTTTTGCGATGA
- the waaA gene encoding lipid IV(A) 3-deoxy-D-manno-octulosonic acid transferase produces the protein MKLEIRSRLYSMATAILTPVVLIRLLMRGVKTKAYLQRWHERFGWFKNPKLKKTIWVHAVSVGEVNAAIPLIKALMEQYQNHDFVLTTITPTGSDRVQQIFGDQVFHVYLPYDLPGAVKRFLRKTKPDLAVIMETEIWPNLFRFCKKRGIPIVVANARLSEVSMKGYRWVESLAAKAFNNTRYVAAQTMTDAKRMIQLGCEPERIFVIGSLKFDIIIEEEILKKGRDIRSHYPENRLIWIAASTHLEDEIEILDAYAVLKQRHPDLMLVIVPRHPERFQSTTQACRNKGFQTQLRSEDGLSDIDTDVFVVDTMGELLEFYASSDIAFVGGSLADIGGHNVLEAAVFSLPVLVGPNTHNFEEITQLLNDCGGSFLVHDANDIIRSMDSLIADRVVRIRMGQSAYNLVNEHKGTVQKTMMMIDTIMNHKQLPDTVQHNNYPEKLLKSTNKSE, from the coding sequence ATGAAACTAGAAATACGCAGTCGATTGTATTCAATGGCAACAGCGATATTAACGCCAGTGGTTTTGATTCGCTTACTCATGCGAGGGGTAAAAACCAAAGCTTATTTGCAAAGGTGGCATGAACGCTTTGGCTGGTTTAAAAACCCAAAACTCAAAAAGACCATTTGGGTACATGCCGTTTCTGTTGGCGAAGTCAACGCCGCCATTCCTTTGATTAAAGCCTTAATGGAACAGTACCAAAACCACGATTTTGTGCTGACTACCATCACACCAACGGGATCGGATCGCGTACAACAAATTTTTGGTGACCAAGTGTTCCATGTCTATTTGCCCTATGACTTGCCCGGCGCCGTTAAACGATTTTTACGAAAGACCAAACCTGACTTGGCGGTTATCATGGAAACCGAAATTTGGCCTAACTTATTTCGGTTTTGTAAGAAAAGAGGTATTCCCATTGTTGTTGCCAATGCCCGCCTATCTGAGGTGTCAATGAAAGGCTATCGCTGGGTTGAGTCTCTGGCAGCCAAGGCATTTAACAACACCCGGTATGTAGCTGCACAGACCATGACAGATGCCAAACGCATGATACAGCTGGGATGTGAACCAGAACGCATTTTTGTCATTGGTAGCTTGAAATTTGACATCATCATCGAAGAAGAAATTCTTAAAAAAGGCCGTGACATTCGCAGCCACTACCCTGAAAACCGTTTAATTTGGATTGCTGCAAGTACACATTTAGAAGATGAAATAGAGATTTTAGATGCCTATGCGGTTCTTAAACAACGTCACCCTGATTTGATGTTGGTGATTGTTCCAAGGCACCCAGAACGCTTCCAAAGCACCACACAGGCATGCAGAAACAAAGGATTTCAAACCCAATTGCGCAGTGAAGATGGCTTGAGTGATATAGATACAGATGTGTTTGTGGTCGACACCATGGGGGAATTATTAGAGTTTTATGCTTCCAGTGACATCGCCTTTGTTGGTGGTTCATTGGCCGATATTGGCGGCCATAATGTGTTAGAAGCGGCCGTGTTTTCATTGCCTGTTTTGGTGGGTCCCAACACCCATAATTTTGAAGAGATTACCCAGTTACTCAATGACTGTGGCGGTTCATTTTTAGTCCATGATGCCAACGACATCATTCGTTCGATGGACAGTTTAATTGCAGATCGAGTTGTCAGAATAAGGATGGGACAATCTGCCTATAATTTAGTTAATGAACACAAAGGCACAGTTCAAAAAACCATGATGATGATAGACACCATCATGAATCACAAACAATTACCCGATACAGTTCAACACAATAATTACCCTGAAAAACTATTAAAATCTACAAACAAATCAGAATAG
- a CDS encoding WD40/YVTN/BNR-like repeat-containing protein: MLKKSLSLLILALCGCQQSPNKPSTHADYNPQWADAQKPMRGDYWAQRYGYPTSKVDPIWFAQSRAEHNKHSIKTPQGKYLNRSINQLSSNGFTALGPKPINAGSNSKFTGRVNVIVSHPSDATTAYLGIDGGGVWKTTTCCDANTTWEVVTDQAPLVGGAIGDLHLDPNDPNIIYAGTGDLRYGSYSFGSAGLMRSKDAGNNWELLGEVEFAPYYNQAAGVFPQYQAIGKVRTNPNDSTHIVVGTKTGLFFSYDDGSSWEGPCLSNSFTDQRQDVTGLEVDANGNIYTAIGTRGHNTTVQPDLDQNGANGIYKTAFPTSGCPTWQSVTTGTNGWPSGTSAGTPFPTNSIGRIDLAMAPSDDSVLYAQVADISNRSVRGVWKTTDGGTQWSQVASSSDIGGCSGSGSQAWYDMGMSISPTNPDELFLSAVDLFKSSNGGDTFTNSTCGYGGGSLGDFVHVDHHARSYVAGDPTKLLVGSDGGVYFTDNADEANPRNISYTQLNDSINGVEFYSGDISANFATADKQIAVGGAQDNGSMSVLWNQETVTAKAWNRVNGGDGIYATLEPINEQRIYVESQFGNMRISTTGPNGSYNIGVSPWSGDSRVPFIFPFHLNKHDCTGNTCDQLMAGTYRIWETTTGGLNNNSWYINSPDLTKGVLVDRSIINQMHYDMNDGSVAIVGTNDGNVYYGFNMGAGSANSANWVNVTDNNAVLPNRPILDVVSHQNVGYAAVGGFDQNTPATPGHVFQISCDTNCVNFTWEDKSGDLPNIPVNSVMVNPNFTEMVFAGTDWGLYYTENISDSSPTWYRFTTGLPSVMIWDITIDRGFSTLAAFTRSRGAYVWPLPDGIISDIIFADGFERK, from the coding sequence ATGCTAAAAAAATCACTGTCACTATTAATTTTAGCCCTTTGTGGCTGCCAACAATCACCCAACAAACCCAGCACTCACGCTGACTATAACCCCCAATGGGCTGACGCCCAAAAGCCCATGCGTGGCGACTATTGGGCACAGCGTTATGGCTACCCAACATCTAAAGTAGATCCAATTTGGTTCGCTCAATCCCGAGCCGAACACAACAAACACAGTATTAAAACACCGCAAGGCAAATACCTCAACCGCAGCATCAACCAACTGAGCTCAAATGGATTCACCGCATTGGGGCCAAAGCCCATTAATGCAGGGAGCAACTCAAAGTTTACAGGCAGGGTTAACGTTATCGTTTCACACCCAAGCGATGCCACCACAGCTTATCTTGGTATTGATGGAGGCGGGGTATGGAAAACCACCACTTGCTGTGATGCCAACACCACATGGGAAGTGGTCACCGACCAGGCCCCTTTGGTTGGCGGCGCGATTGGTGACTTGCACTTAGACCCCAATGACCCAAACATCATTTACGCGGGTACCGGTGATTTACGTTATGGCTCTTATTCTTTTGGTAGTGCCGGCTTAATGCGCTCCAAAGATGCTGGGAACAATTGGGAATTACTGGGTGAAGTTGAATTTGCACCCTACTATAATCAAGCAGCAGGAGTGTTTCCACAATACCAAGCCATTGGAAAAGTCAGAACCAACCCCAACGATTCGACACATATTGTGGTCGGCACCAAAACTGGGTTGTTTTTTTCTTATGATGATGGCTCATCTTGGGAAGGCCCATGCCTGAGCAACTCATTCACTGACCAAAGACAAGACGTCACCGGTTTAGAAGTCGATGCCAATGGTAATATATATACCGCGATTGGTACACGAGGCCACAACACCACAGTCCAACCAGACCTAGATCAAAACGGTGCCAATGGTATTTACAAGACCGCCTTTCCAACTTCAGGCTGTCCCACATGGCAATCAGTTACCACGGGCACTAATGGCTGGCCCAGTGGCACCTCAGCAGGCACACCTTTTCCGACAAATTCCATTGGTCGCATAGACTTGGCCATGGCGCCATCTGATGATTCGGTTTTGTATGCACAGGTAGCAGATATCTCAAACCGCTCAGTTCGAGGCGTATGGAAAACAACCGATGGTGGCACCCAATGGTCACAAGTGGCCAGCAGTTCAGACATAGGAGGCTGTTCAGGCAGTGGTTCACAAGCTTGGTACGATATGGGCATGTCAATTTCTCCCACCAACCCTGATGAGCTGTTCTTGTCAGCAGTGGATTTATTTAAATCCAGCAATGGCGGTGACACATTCACCAACAGCACCTGTGGTTATGGCGGTGGCTCTTTAGGTGATTTTGTTCATGTTGATCACCATGCCCGTAGTTATGTTGCAGGAGACCCAACCAAATTATTGGTCGGTTCAGACGGTGGCGTTTACTTCACTGATAATGCCGATGAAGCCAACCCCAGAAACATCTCTTACACCCAATTAAACGACAGCATCAATGGTGTGGAATTTTATTCTGGTGACATTTCAGCCAATTTTGCCACTGCTGACAAACAAATAGCCGTCGGCGGGGCTCAAGACAATGGTTCAATGTCCGTGCTTTGGAACCAAGAAACTGTAACAGCCAAAGCGTGGAATAGGGTCAATGGTGGCGATGGCATATACGCCACCTTAGAACCCATCAACGAACAGCGCATATATGTAGAATCACAATTCGGTAACATGAGAATCAGCACCACAGGCCCAAATGGATCTTATAACATAGGTGTCAGCCCATGGAGTGGTGACAGTCGTGTCCCGTTTATTTTTCCATTCCATCTCAACAAACATGATTGTACCGGGAATACCTGTGACCAATTAATGGCCGGTACTTACCGCATTTGGGAAACCACAACCGGTGGTCTGAATAACAACAGTTGGTATATCAACAGCCCAGATTTGACCAAGGGCGTACTGGTAGATCGGTCAATTATCAACCAAATGCACTATGACATGAATGACGGCTCAGTCGCCATAGTAGGCACCAATGACGGCAATGTCTATTATGGATTTAACATGGGTGCAGGTTCAGCTAATTCAGCTAATTGGGTCAATGTCACAGACAACAACGCCGTGCTGCCTAACCGTCCAATCTTGGATGTGGTTTCTCACCAAAATGTGGGCTATGCTGCAGTTGGCGGTTTTGATCAAAACACCCCCGCCACACCGGGTCATGTATTCCAAATCAGCTGTGATACCAATTGTGTAAACTTCACCTGGGAAGATAAATCAGGCGACTTACCTAACATTCCAGTCAACAGTGTAATGGTCAATCCCAATTTCACTGAGATGGTATTCGCAGGTACAGATTGGGGACTCTACTATACTGAAAACATCAGCGACAGCAGCCCAACATGGTATCGGTTTACAACGGGTTTACCTTCAGTCATGATCTGGGATATAACCATAGATCGCGGCTTCTCTACATTGGCTGCTTTTACGCGTTCTCGTGGTGCCTATGTGTGGCCTTTGCCTGATGGTATCATTTCAGATATTATTTTCGCGGATGGATTTGAACGCAAATAA
- a CDS encoding GNAT family N-acetyltransferase, with amino-acid sequence MNDFKTATFEQLNTTQLYQILALRSEVFVLEQNCAYQDMDGLDALTHHVWAETDEHLFAYARILPPVLHPDKHVSIGRVVVAETQRKDKWGKKLMQYAIDQAQLLFPNTIIEISAQTYLTHFYQNLGFANTGNFYLEDDIPHQTMVYRPVR; translated from the coding sequence ATGAATGATTTTAAAACGGCCACATTTGAACAGCTGAATACCACTCAACTGTATCAAATATTAGCACTTCGCAGCGAGGTCTTTGTCCTTGAACAAAATTGTGCTTATCAAGACATGGATGGTCTTGATGCCTTGACGCATCATGTGTGGGCGGAAACGGATGAACATTTGTTTGCTTACGCGCGCATATTACCGCCTGTGTTGCATCCAGATAAACATGTCAGTATTGGCCGTGTGGTGGTGGCGGAAACGCAACGTAAGGATAAGTGGGGTAAAAAATTGATGCAATATGCGATTGATCAGGCACAATTACTTTTTCCCAATACCATCATCGAAATATCGGCACAAACCTACCTGACTCATTTTTATCAAAACTTGGGCTTTGCTAATACTGGTAATTTCTACCTAGAAGATGACATCCCGCACCAAACCATGGTTTATCGGCCGGTAAGATAA
- a CDS encoding leucyl aminopeptidase family protein, with protein sequence MLNCITTEHKTHSIPVIPILLSEYDNWLSKQNNYLKNATESQGFGQNVGQFFLDYHANGTLSQVYLILADDLNPYTVGANINQLPLLDYHVASDDTQANESLIKSWGFSCYRFERYKANQEVPHLVVSDTDKYKTVLSEVTATHWVRDLINTPADDMGPTELAAWVDNFAGNHDAKTQHIVGDELLKQNFPAIHLVGRASHKSPRLIEMNWGDDSNPRITLVGKGVCFDTGGNNMKTGMFMKLMKKDMGGAAHVLGLAKLIIDHELPVRLQVLIPAVENAVAGNAHRQGDIVTTRSGQTVEIGHTDAEGRVILSDALTYATEFNPSLIIDFATLTGAARVALGPTLTPTFSNRDEINQGIHDQGLLTHDNTWPMPLYREYNKYIKPKIADLTNSGSIPQAGCITAALFLEHFISEDIPWIHIDTYGWNFGDRTGGIEGGEALSLVAVFHWLKSYI encoded by the coding sequence ATGCTCAATTGCATCACAACAGAACACAAAACCCACTCAATCCCTGTCATTCCCATCTTATTATCTGAGTATGACAACTGGTTATCAAAACAAAATAACTACCTCAAAAACGCCACTGAAAGCCAAGGTTTTGGACAAAATGTGGGCCAATTTTTCCTTGATTACCACGCCAATGGGACATTGTCGCAAGTCTATTTGATCTTGGCTGATGACTTGAACCCCTATACCGTGGGCGCCAACATCAATCAACTGCCATTACTGGATTACCACGTGGCTTCTGATGACACCCAGGCCAATGAATCACTGATTAAATCATGGGGCTTTTCTTGTTACCGTTTTGAACGTTATAAAGCCAACCAAGAAGTACCTCATTTAGTGGTCTCTGACACAGATAAATACAAAACAGTACTGTCTGAAGTGACTGCGACTCATTGGGTTCGTGATTTGATTAATACGCCCGCTGATGACATGGGGCCTACCGAGTTGGCCGCATGGGTAGATAATTTTGCGGGCAACCATGATGCCAAAACACAACATATTGTGGGTGACGAGTTACTAAAACAAAACTTCCCAGCCATACATTTGGTTGGACGTGCCAGTCATAAATCACCACGTTTGATAGAAATGAACTGGGGTGATGACAGCAACCCACGTATCACATTGGTGGGTAAAGGTGTGTGTTTTGATACAGGCGGTAACAACATGAAAACAGGCATGTTTATGAAGCTGATGAAAAAAGACATGGGTGGTGCCGCTCACGTCTTGGGTTTAGCCAAACTCATCATTGACCATGAATTACCAGTGCGGTTACAGGTATTAATTCCAGCAGTAGAAAACGCCGTTGCGGGCAATGCACATCGGCAAGGTGACATCGTGACCACACGTTCTGGACAAACGGTTGAAATTGGTCATACCGACGCAGAAGGTCGCGTGATTTTGTCAGATGCTTTGACTTATGCGACTGAATTTAATCCAAGCCTGATCATTGATTTCGCCACATTAACAGGCGCCGCTCGTGTGGCTTTAGGCCCTACATTAACCCCCACATTCAGCAACCGTGATGAAATCAACCAAGGCATACATGACCAGGGCTTGCTCACCCACGACAACACTTGGCCCATGCCGCTGTACCGTGAATACAACAAGTACATAAAACCCAAAATTGCAGATTTAACCAACAGTGGCTCCATCCCACAAGCTGGCTGCATAACGGCCGCATTGTTCCTAGAACACTTTATCTCAGAAGACATTCCATGGATCCACATCGACACCTATGGTTGGAACTTTGGCGACCGCACAGGCGGTATCGAAGGTGGAGAGGCGCTGAGTTTAGTGGCCGTTTTCCATTGGCTTAAATCATATATCTAA
- a CDS encoding helicase HerA-like domain-containing protein, with protein sequence MSDTANNLHFGQGEKPAIILGKFANRHGLITGATGTGKTVTLQVLAENFSQMGVPVFVTDIKGDVSGLSQAGKQKEFLDNRAKELNIENYRYEGSSTIFWDIFKKHGHPVRTTIQEIGPLYLSRLLELSDVQEGVIAVAFKYAETNHLPLLDLKDLTSLLKYMGENYKAISSEYGRITNASIGAIQRRLLNLESQDAEKLFGEPALELVDLMRQDMQGNGIISIMESRDLMMKPQLYATFLLWLMTELFETLPEVGDLPEPKLVLFFDEAHLIFTDAPKEVIRRIEQVARLIRSKGVGIYFCTQSPGDIPENILGQLGNKVQHALRSYTPKDKKVIKAVADSFRPNPKLDTAEVITELGVGEALVSTLEAKGAPSIVDRVKIAPPRCRMGPATTEERATIMKRSPVGAKYDTDLDRESAHEKLQKRAAELAELKAKEQAKLEQAKKEAAKQAQEEKQNSRYRSKKTSSRGRRSDTVLESMGKSLGRKFTTKAVNAVWKALFGRKR encoded by the coding sequence ATGTCTGACACAGCAAATAATTTACATTTTGGTCAAGGCGAAAAACCCGCCATCATCCTTGGCAAATTTGCCAATCGACACGGTTTAATTACGGGTGCTACTGGCACGGGTAAAACCGTGACTTTACAAGTGCTGGCTGAAAACTTCAGCCAAATGGGCGTACCTGTTTTTGTCACAGACATCAAAGGTGATGTTTCTGGATTGTCCCAAGCAGGAAAGCAAAAAGAATTTTTGGATAACCGCGCCAAAGAACTGAACATTGAAAATTACAGGTATGAAGGTTCATCGACCATTTTTTGGGATATATTCAAAAAACATGGTCATCCTGTCCGCACCACCATTCAGGAAATTGGACCTTTGTACCTCAGTCGTTTGCTTGAGTTATCTGATGTTCAAGAGGGTGTGATTGCAGTGGCTTTCAAATATGCAGAAACCAATCACTTACCACTGTTAGACCTCAAAGACCTGACTTCATTGTTGAAGTACATGGGCGAAAATTACAAAGCCATTTCATCAGAATATGGGCGCATCACCAATGCATCAATTGGTGCCATTCAACGTCGCCTGCTCAATTTAGAATCCCAAGATGCTGAAAAGCTGTTTGGTGAACCAGCTTTAGAATTGGTCGATTTGATGCGTCAAGACATGCAGGGCAACGGCATCATCAGCATCATGGAATCCCGCGATTTAATGATGAAGCCACAACTGTATGCGACGTTTTTATTGTGGTTGATGACTGAGTTGTTTGAAACTTTGCCTGAAGTGGGCGATTTACCTGAACCCAAGTTGGTACTGTTTTTTGATGAAGCCCACTTGATATTCACAGATGCGCCAAAAGAAGTGATACGTCGCATTGAACAAGTAGCCCGGTTGATTCGTTCAAAAGGTGTGGGGATATACTTTTGTACCCAATCACCAGGTGACATCCCTGAAAACATTTTAGGACAGCTAGGCAACAAAGTTCAACATGCACTGCGTTCTTACACGCCCAAAGACAAAAAAGTCATCAAGGCAGTTGCTGATTCTTTCAGGCCCAATCCCAAGCTCGATACAGCCGAAGTCATCACAGAACTGGGTGTTGGAGAAGCTTTGGTTTCAACACTGGAAGCCAAAGGTGCGCCTTCAATCGTTGATCGCGTTAAAATTGCACCTCCCCGTTGTCGCATGGGGCCTGCCACAACTGAAGAACGTGCCACCATCATGAAACGTTCTCCTGTTGGGGCCAAATACGATACCGATTTAGACCGCGAATCTGCCCACGAAAAGTTACAAAAACGTGCCGCTGAACTCGCCGAACTAAAAGCCAAAGAACAAGCCAAGCTTGAACAGGCCAAAAAGGAAGCAGCTAAACAAGCACAAGAAGAAAAGCAAAACAGCCGCTACAGAAGCAAAAAAACATCCAGTCGAGGACGTCGCAGTGACACCGTTTTGGAATCAATGGGTAAATCGCTTGGCCGTAAATTCACCACCAAAGCGGTGAATGCCGTATGGAAGGCGTTGTTTGGTCGTAAACGTTAA